In one Sphingobacterium daejeonense genomic region, the following are encoded:
- a CDS encoding phage baseplate assembly protein V, with amino-acid sequence MQITYGSSIIEFEAEMDARNQWSKVEATSWDYKNQDLFKAETDEAASFNENGNVNGSDLASSNSLDKMELNHSGSLTEQELQSWVDATMMRSRLSKIRGRARFTGFTDIKSGDMVKISGIGDRYNGNAYVTAVRQDIGDGTWYTNIQFGLSSEKYADLHPNIFDAPAAGLIGSIKGLQIGKVLQLEGDPDGEDRILVKIPIIDNSSNGTWVRIACLDAGKDRGIIFQTRKLMMKLL; translated from the coding sequence TTGCAGATTACTTACGGTTCTTCAATTATTGAGTTTGAAGCAGAAATGGACGCTCGCAATCAATGGTCTAAGGTCGAGGCTACATCTTGGGATTATAAAAATCAAGATCTTTTTAAGGCCGAGACTGATGAAGCAGCATCTTTTAACGAAAATGGAAATGTCAATGGATCCGACCTAGCAAGTTCAAATAGCTTGGATAAAATGGAACTGAATCATAGCGGAAGTTTAACGGAACAAGAACTCCAATCGTGGGTTGATGCTACTATGATGAGAAGTAGATTGTCGAAAATTCGGGGTAGAGCAAGATTTACTGGATTCACAGACATCAAAAGTGGGGATATGGTAAAGATTTCCGGAATTGGTGATCGATATAATGGAAATGCTTATGTCACTGCAGTAAGACAAGATATCGGCGATGGAACCTGGTATACCAACATACAATTCGGACTAAGTTCAGAAAAATATGCTGACTTACATCCAAACATCTTCGATGCGCCAGCTGCAGGCTTAATAGGATCAATAAAAGGTCTGCAAATTGGCAAAGTATTACAATTAGAAGGTGACCCTGACGGGGAAGATAGAATCCTTGTCAAAATTCCAATTATTGACAACAGTTCAAACGGAACATGGGTAAGAATCGCCTGCTTGGATGCCGGTAAAGATAGAGGTATCATTTTTCAGACCCGGAAATTGATGATGAAATTATTGTAG
- a CDS encoding contractile injection system tape measure protein — protein MNAIQSFYREFIYNVVKLSSNGFDESIVFTLENLEAMSFEVKDYNSDTNENILSDSQIAEDNNPIYANNVGLVLVHPFISTLFKNLELVQNHEFVNKKAREKAVYLLYYAVSGLQNPKEYELVVPKILCGFPIHSVISNQVFLSPNELSEIDDMLKGMIANWEILNNTSIEGLRDGFLKRKGKINIHADKIKILVEKGSIDMLLDYLPWNLSHIKLPWLKHIIQVEWR, from the coding sequence TTGAATGCTATCCAATCATTTTATAGAGAATTTATTTACAATGTTGTTAAACTAAGTTCAAATGGTTTTGATGAATCAATTGTTTTCACACTTGAGAATTTAGAGGCTATGAGTTTTGAGGTGAAAGATTATAATAGTGATACCAATGAAAATATATTAAGTGACTCCCAAATTGCTGAAGATAATAATCCAATATATGCTAATAATGTTGGTCTCGTGTTAGTTCATCCTTTTATAAGTACACTTTTCAAGAATCTTGAATTAGTTCAAAATCATGAATTTGTAAACAAAAAAGCTAGAGAAAAAGCAGTATATCTTCTGTACTATGCAGTTTCGGGGTTACAAAATCCAAAAGAATATGAATTAGTAGTACCTAAGATCTTGTGCGGTTTTCCAATCCATTCAGTCATTTCAAATCAAGTTTTTTTATCACCAAATGAATTATCGGAGATAGATGATATGTTAAAGGGAATGATTGCAAATTGGGAAATTTTAAATAATACATCTATTGAAGGGCTACGTGATGGGTTTTTGAAAAGAAAAGGAAAAATTAATATTCATGCCGATAAAATAAAAATCCTAGTAGAAAAGGGCTCAATTGATATGCTTCTGGATTATCTACCATGGAATTTAAGCCATATTAAATTGCCTTGGTTAAAGCATATCATCCAAGTTGAATGGAGATAA
- a CDS encoding DUF6851 domain-containing protein produces MLGQYIILAPSSTSTAKYIKVPNQSCGKENFRISFSYAAYRVLSELFCHKLPAEHKGIFKELMCQSGYDPENKCMDINKPEGIGNLFGKIILEQRIGDGANQYANLKMPRYSDYTGYQPQNKTDKK; encoded by the coding sequence ATGCTTGGTCAGTATATCATCCTTGCGCCATCCAGTACCAGTACTGCGAAATATATAAAAGTTCCAAACCAAAGCTGCGGAAAAGAAAATTTTAGAATTTCTTTTAGCTATGCTGCATATAGGGTTTTATCTGAATTGTTCTGTCATAAATTGCCTGCCGAGCATAAGGGGATATTTAAGGAATTGATGTGTCAGTCGGGTTACGATCCTGAAAATAAATGTATGGATATTAATAAGCCTGAAGGAATTGGAAATCTATTTGGGAAGATTATTCTTGAACAACGGATTGGCGACGGTGCTAACCAATATGCTAACCTAAAAATGCCAAGATATTCAGATTATACAGGATATCAACCTCAAAATAAAACTGATAAAAAATAA
- a CDS encoding DUF4255 domain-containing protein — protein sequence MIDQALLLLKTELVAYLASKGDNAANVIVDNIGLSETVSGSSLPDNIIITLVNIEEESTLKNQAAVKRSPSGLAQYENQPIYLNLYILITCNYFSDNYMLALKRLSMVIRFLQSKSNFSSDNTINGDPTETEMSEELNFNLELFTLSFEQINYLWGLARRKTSPICNV from the coding sequence ATGATTGATCAAGCCCTGCTACTGTTAAAAACAGAATTGGTTGCCTATTTAGCATCAAAAGGAGACAATGCAGCAAATGTTATTGTCGATAATATTGGCTTATCAGAAACCGTATCGGGAAGCTCCTTGCCCGACAATATTATCATAACATTGGTCAATATTGAAGAAGAAAGTACCCTGAAAAATCAAGCCGCTGTTAAACGTTCTCCAAGTGGCCTAGCTCAATATGAAAATCAACCTATTTATCTAAACCTATATATCTTAATAACATGTAACTATTTCTCTGATAATTATATGCTTGCTTTGAAAAGATTGTCAATGGTGATTCGATTCTTGCAAAGTAAAAGTAATTTTTCTTCAGATAATACAATTAATGGTGACCCTACAGAAACCGAAATGAGTGAAGAGCTGAATTTTAATTTAGAACTCTTCACTCTTTCATTTGAACAAATAAACTACCTATGGGGGCTCGCTCGGAGGAAGACAAGCCCCATTTGTAATGTATAA
- a CDS encoding contractile injection system tape measure protein — MNHIIMKQHMDIQMKNGLDSFGIQQKLSDQYWSYFIPLFDEIFDELTHENEVLSINKIEIDLGEILLEEILKINEKPELLRKTKQQIIEQITKEISGTNTIVSSLPENHFHQWMFYMKNGYLNWNVASMEDIVFQHVLEVLAMDGSKVEIFAHEVLKKSEFLSRLIFQHSEDFLKNLLIMIAPDIKSQIIIKSTLSKNLQKTNCYQKVKN; from the coding sequence ATGAACCACATCATCATGAAACAACATATGGATATCCAAATGAAAAATGGGTTAGACAGTTTCGGTATTCAACAGAAACTAAGTGATCAATATTGGAGTTATTTTATACCATTATTTGATGAAATATTCGATGAATTAACACATGAAAATGAAGTGCTTTCAATCAATAAAATTGAAATTGACCTAGGTGAAATATTACTTGAAGAAATCCTGAAAATTAATGAAAAACCAGAACTCCTTAGAAAAACAAAACAGCAAATTATTGAACAAATTACTAAAGAGATTTCAGGAACAAATACTATAGTAAGTTCATTGCCTGAAAATCACTTCCATCAATGGATGTTCTATATGAAAAATGGCTATTTAAATTGGAATGTTGCTTCTATGGAAGATATAGTTTTTCAGCATGTACTTGAAGTATTAGCAATGGATGGCTCAAAAGTTGAAATATTTGCCCATGAAGTATTGAAAAAATCTGAATTCCTGAGTCGATTAATATTCCAACACTCGGAAGATTTTTTAAAGAATCTACTCATTATGATTGCCCCAGATATAAAATCACAAATAATAATCAAATCGACTCTTTCAAAGAATTTGCAGAAAACCAATTGCTATCAGAAAGTGAAAAATTGA
- a CDS encoding GPW/gp25 family protein, with translation MQSLFYEPRIKVEQIDVTPAESFDLIEGRFTINIEYSVPGTNSRFNIMYMTII, from the coding sequence ATGCAATCCTTATTCTATGAACCAAGGATTAAAGTAGAACAGATAGATGTAACTCCAGCAGAATCCTTTGATTTAATTGAAGGGAGATTTACCATAAATATTGAATACTCAGTTCCAGGAACGAATTCAAGATTCAATATTATGTATATGACTATTATTTAA
- a CDS encoding DUF5908 family protein, whose protein sequence is MPVEVREMLIKATIVQDLNQGNANNGNNGNDVSPSEEIIKVCVERVLEILKEKNER, encoded by the coding sequence ATGCCAGTTGAAGTAAGAGAAATGCTGATAAAAGCTACCATTGTTCAAGACCTTAACCAAGGCAATGCCAATAATGGTAATAACGGTAATGATGTGTCTCCTTCAGAAGAAATAATCAAAGTCTGTGTAGAAAGAGTGTTGGAAATATTAAAAGAGAAAAATGAGCGCTAA
- a CDS encoding GPW/gp25 family protein has protein sequence MQPQYGCDLTNYVFETLNSSVIGYLKDRVINAILIL, from the coding sequence ATGCAACCACAATACGGTTGTGATCTAACAAACTATGTGTTCGAAACTTTAAATAGTTCTGTTATAGGATACTTAAAAGATAGAGTTATCAATGCAATCCTTATTCTATGA
- a CDS encoding phage tail protein has protein sequence MSNDPKKNYPLPKFHFQLDWGGTRIGFTEVSGLDFETEVIEYREGSSPTYNKTKQPGLTKYPNVVLKRGTFFGDFEYFEQWKKTMMFQEGKEKFRRDVTIRLLDEEHQPIISWTLSRAWPSKVQSTNLKADANEVAIETMELVHEGLSIVEAKK, from the coding sequence ATGTCAAACGATCCTAAAAAAAACTACCCACTACCTAAGTTCCATTTTCAATTGGATTGGGGGGGAACTCGAATAGGTTTTACAGAAGTTAGTGGACTTGATTTTGAAACTGAAGTCATAGAATATAGGGAAGGAAGTAGCCCTACTTATAATAAAACCAAACAGCCAGGATTAACGAAATATCCAAATGTGGTGCTGAAACGCGGAACCTTCTTTGGTGATTTTGAATATTTCGAGCAATGGAAAAAAACAATGATGTTCCAAGAAGGTAAAGAGAAATTTAGAAGAGATGTAACCATTCGGTTATTAGATGAAGAGCATCAACCAATTATTTCTTGGACTTTATCAAGAGCATGGCCTTCAAAGGTACAATCAACAAATTTAAAAGCGGATGCTAATGAAGTCGCTATTGAAACGATGGAACTGGTGCATGAAGGTTTATCAATCGTCGAAGCTAAAAAATAG
- a CDS encoding response regulator transcription factor, with the protein MNLYHDIETENYCNYQNSLINMVSQILQQKFLKTEIGEFDVGNLFVENQPTNAFYYQCRSDSINQVNQDAENIWLAYFDFFFPPEDNFQIEKKLYNALINFDLNKVYFFFQKSRNPNSNNYRWYFATSKLLLKDQPASVPILFRYAFELNKQQAKSKNLDEENYFQLYCNRFMLLSKREKEIIKLIVEGKSSIEISNILFISIHTVNNHRKNITNKLEINNLCQLTKFAIFFDIV; encoded by the coding sequence ATGAACCTTTATCATGATATAGAAACTGAAAACTACTGTAACTATCAAAACAGCCTGATTAATATGGTTAGTCAGATTTTGCAGCAAAAATTCCTAAAAACTGAAATTGGAGAATTTGATGTAGGAAATCTTTTCGTCGAAAATCAACCTACTAACGCCTTTTATTATCAATGTAGAAGCGATAGCATTAACCAAGTAAACCAAGATGCAGAGAATATTTGGTTAGCATATTTTGACTTCTTTTTTCCACCTGAAGATAATTTCCAAATTGAAAAGAAATTATATAATGCATTGATAAATTTTGATCTGAATAAAGTTTATTTTTTCTTCCAAAAATCTAGAAACCCTAATTCAAATAATTATAGGTGGTATTTCGCCACCTCCAAACTCTTACTTAAAGATCAACCCGCGTCCGTACCAATTTTGTTCAGGTACGCATTCGAACTCAATAAACAACAAGCTAAAAGCAAAAATTTGGATGAAGAAAATTACTTCCAATTATATTGCAATAGGTTTATGTTGTTGAGTAAAAGAGAAAAAGAAATCATCAAATTAATTGTAGAAGGAAAATCAAGCATAGAAATTTCCAATATCCTGTTTATTTCAATCCACACTGTAAATAATCACCGGAAAAACATTACCAATAAACTGGAAATCAATAATCTATGTCAACTGACAAAATTTGCTATATTTTTTGATATAGTATAA
- a CDS encoding S9 family peptidase: protein MKKLLLLLLLGSTYAYGQRGFTIEETVYGPGKFAPKTLTAPKWVKNSNAFSSLDSTFQNLIVRDVKDSWKAKEISNVTELKGALNSILPEEKFSLKSFPTGYTWLNNNSIQFNLDGERNSYGIVYDLSTKKAKVTSTLPKDRDGQEYTANNNHTAILKGNNIEIIKSDGTKIVVTKDTVDGIVNGGPAVHRNEFGINKGMWWSPDDKKLLYYRKDESMVSKYPLPQWDTRVATIKDIRYPMAGMKSEEVTLHIFDTETQKSIQIQSGEPKEQYLTIVTWDPTGKFVYVGVLNRGQNHLKLNKYDAQTGEFVSTLFEETSDSWVEPQEALVFLPNNPNQFIYQTDKDGFNQLYLYDTQGKLIKNLGFNGVIVTNFQGFDDKGSKAYYIGATNNGMERHLFEVDLKSGKTIQLTKANGTHNASVNGSGEYILDIYSNLNTANIVQVINKKNNKTENLITAANPFTGKVDLPKIEFKEFTSADGKTPLNARITYPTNFDPNKKYPVMVYLYGGSHAQLVTDRWLGGVGYFDMYMAQNGYIVFTMDNRGSDARGRDFTRVTHRNLGEAEMADQMVGIDYLKSLPYVDVENMGIFGWSFGGFMTSSLMTKHNDIFKAAVAGGPVMDWKYYEVMYGERYMDTPEENPEGYEKTSMLDKADKLKGNLLIIHGAQDPVVVQQHSMDFVQKAIEAGKQVDYFLYPTHEHNVIGKDRIHMYEKIAKYFDLYLK, encoded by the coding sequence ATGAAAAAATTACTGTTACTATTATTATTAGGCTCTACCTATGCTTATGGCCAAAGGGGCTTTACAATTGAAGAGACAGTTTATGGGCCCGGAAAATTTGCGCCTAAAACTTTAACAGCTCCCAAATGGGTAAAAAATTCCAATGCTTTTTCCAGTCTTGATAGTACATTTCAAAACCTTATAGTCCGTGATGTTAAAGATAGCTGGAAAGCAAAAGAGATTTCGAATGTAACTGAGCTCAAGGGTGCTCTAAATTCAATCCTTCCGGAAGAAAAGTTTTCATTAAAATCCTTTCCCACAGGATATACCTGGCTTAATAATAACTCTATACAGTTTAATTTGGATGGGGAAAGAAATTCTTATGGAATTGTGTATGACCTTTCTACTAAAAAGGCAAAGGTAACTTCTACACTTCCGAAAGATCGGGATGGACAAGAATATACTGCAAATAACAACCATACTGCAATCTTAAAAGGCAATAATATTGAAATTATTAAGTCTGATGGTACCAAGATCGTAGTAACAAAAGATACTGTTGATGGCATTGTTAATGGTGGTCCCGCTGTACACCGAAACGAATTTGGCATCAATAAAGGGATGTGGTGGTCGCCTGATGACAAAAAACTTCTTTACTATCGCAAAGATGAGAGTATGGTGAGTAAATACCCCCTTCCGCAATGGGATACGCGAGTTGCTACTATCAAAGACATCCGCTACCCTATGGCAGGAATGAAAAGTGAAGAAGTAACCCTTCATATTTTTGACACCGAAACACAAAAATCTATTCAAATTCAAAGTGGTGAACCTAAAGAACAATATTTAACAATAGTGACCTGGGATCCAACCGGAAAATTTGTGTATGTTGGAGTTTTAAATCGTGGTCAAAACCACTTGAAATTAAATAAATATGATGCTCAGACTGGTGAATTTGTAAGTACACTTTTTGAAGAAACTTCAGATTCATGGGTAGAACCTCAAGAAGCTTTAGTCTTTCTTCCCAATAATCCTAATCAATTTATCTATCAAACTGATAAAGATGGCTTTAACCAACTTTATTTGTATGATACTCAAGGTAAATTGATTAAAAACTTAGGTTTCAATGGTGTCATCGTCACAAATTTTCAAGGATTTGATGACAAAGGTTCTAAAGCATACTACATTGGAGCTACAAATAATGGGATGGAGAGACATTTGTTTGAAGTTGATCTGAAGTCTGGAAAAACTATTCAATTAACAAAAGCCAACGGCACCCATAATGCTTCAGTAAACGGATCTGGTGAATATATTCTTGATATCTATAGTAACTTGAATACTGCAAATATCGTTCAGGTGATTAACAAGAAAAACAATAAAACAGAAAACCTAATAACTGCAGCAAACCCATTTACAGGTAAAGTTGATCTTCCTAAAATCGAGTTTAAAGAATTCACATCTGCTGATGGCAAAACTCCTCTAAATGCAAGAATAACCTACCCTACTAACTTTGATCCTAACAAGAAATACCCAGTTATGGTTTATCTCTATGGGGGCTCGCATGCGCAACTTGTTACTGATAGATGGTTAGGTGGTGTCGGCTATTTTGATATGTACATGGCTCAGAATGGTTACATCGTATTTACAATGGACAATAGAGGCTCCGATGCCAGAGGACGTGATTTCACACGGGTTACCCATAGAAACCTCGGTGAAGCCGAAATGGCAGACCAAATGGTAGGGATTGATTATTTGAAATCACTGCCTTATGTAGATGTCGAAAACATGGGGATATTCGGATGGAGCTTTGGTGGTTTTATGACCAGTTCCTTAATGACGAAACATAATGATATTTTTAAAGCTGCAGTTGCCGGTGGTCCTGTAATGGATTGGAAATATTATGAGGTAATGTATGGCGAACGCTATATGGATACCCCTGAAGAAAATCCTGAAGGATATGAAAAAACTTCAATGCTGGATAAGGCTGATAAATTAAAAGGTAATCTCCTAATTATTCATGGTGCACAAGACCCTGTTGTTGTTCAACAACATAGCATGGACTTTGTCCAAAAGGCTATCGAAGCTGGGAAACAAGTTGACTATTTCTTGTATCCTACTCATGAGCATAATGTCATCGGAAAAGACCGTATTCATATGTATGAGAAAATAGCGAAATACTTTGATTTGTATTTGAAGTAG
- a CDS encoding phage tail sheath family protein, translating into MAGNPAKDNDDLVKVSGIAGATNLTELLALNNAQYFQAKSAIANIQMLMPVSGTMAGIYAQVDNARGVWKAPANVNISNAIRPEILISHNQQMNLNVDSTAGKSINVIRSFPGRGPAIVWGARTLAGNDNEWRYIPVRRFFSMVEESVKNATEQFVFEPNDRNTWVRVKSMIENYLTQQWKAGALMGASTKEAFFVHIGLGETMTELDIWEGRMIVEIGMAVVRPAEFIILRFMHKMLAES; encoded by the coding sequence GTGGCAGGTAATCCAGCTAAAGATAATGACGATTTGGTCAAAGTTTCAGGTATAGCTGGAGCAACGAACCTAACGGAATTATTGGCCCTAAATAATGCTCAATATTTCCAAGCAAAATCAGCAATTGCAAATATTCAAATGTTGATGCCAGTATCCGGAACAATGGCTGGTATATATGCGCAAGTTGATAATGCTAGGGGGGTATGGAAAGCTCCAGCAAATGTCAATATAAGTAATGCCATTCGCCCAGAAATACTGATTAGCCATAATCAGCAAATGAACTTGAATGTTGATTCAACAGCAGGGAAATCAATAAATGTTATCCGATCATTCCCTGGACGTGGACCAGCAATAGTATGGGGTGCACGTACTTTGGCAGGTAATGATAATGAATGGAGGTATATTCCTGTAAGAAGATTTTTCAGTATGGTAGAAGAATCCGTGAAAAATGCAACCGAACAGTTTGTATTTGAACCTAATGACCGAAATACATGGGTTAGGGTCAAATCAATGATTGAAAACTACCTCACACAACAATGGAAAGCAGGCGCATTGATGGGAGCTTCAACTAAAGAAGCGTTCTTCGTGCATATTGGATTGGGTGAAACTATGACCGAACTAGATATATGGGAAGGCAGGATGATAGTCGAAATTGGAATGGCTGTAGTGAGACCGGCTGAATTTATCATCCTTCGTTTTATGCATAAAATGCTGGCTGAATCATAA
- a CDS encoding phage tail protein, producing MLYQTVNFHFSVNFTLKGNKTVDVKFQSVTGLDSTIDVESIKEGGENRFEHVVPIRHKYGPLVLKRGLIAPGASAVTDWLKKAFDDQVYETLETVVINLLDEQHQSIMHWKINNVWPRSWKLSELNAGRAEVLIETLELNFNRLIFQKS from the coding sequence ATTTTATATCAGACGGTCAATTTTCATTTTTCAGTGAACTTTACACTGAAAGGGAATAAAACTGTTGATGTTAAATTTCAGTCTGTAACCGGTTTAGATTCAACAATAGATGTTGAGTCCATTAAGGAAGGTGGTGAAAATAGATTTGAACATGTCGTTCCAATAAGGCATAAATATGGACCTCTAGTCTTGAAAAGAGGATTGATTGCTCCTGGTGCTTCAGCAGTGACGGATTGGTTAAAAAAAGCATTCGATGATCAAGTGTATGAAACCTTAGAGACTGTGGTAATCAATTTATTGGATGAACAGCACCAATCAATTATGCATTGGAAAATTAATAATGTATGGCCACGTAGTTGGAAACTTTCTGAATTAAATGCCGGTAGGGCGGAAGTCCTGATTGAAACCCTGGAATTGAATTTTAATAGATTAATCTTTCAAAAATCTTAA
- a CDS encoding phage late control D family protein, which translates to MKKEVNRIPFAKLILKDGDASLEKFEISDKDDFLPGNKINIKIGFDGDNKQAFSGIITKQQVKVKENGNSQLIVECRDLAMKMTLGRHSRYFLDVKDNEAIETLVGEYADLTAEIENTDLKHKELIQHHMSDWDFMLLRAEANGMLVNGE; encoded by the coding sequence TTGAAAAAAGAGGTTAATAGAATTCCATTTGCCAAATTAATACTTAAGGATGGTGATGCTTCTTTAGAGAAATTTGAAATCAGTGATAAGGATGATTTTCTTCCGGGAAATAAAATCAATATTAAAATAGGATTTGACGGAGATAACAAGCAAGCATTCAGCGGAATTATTACAAAACAACAAGTTAAGGTTAAAGAAAATGGAAACTCACAATTAATAGTGGAATGCCGTGACTTAGCAATGAAGATGACTTTAGGAAGGCATAGCAGGTATTTTTTAGATGTTAAGGATAATGAAGCTATAGAAACATTGGTCGGAGAATATGCTGATCTAACTGCTGAAATCGAAAATACTGATTTAAAACATAAGGAGTTAATTCAACATCATATGAGTGACTGGGATTTCATGCTGTTGCGAGCCGAAGCAAACGGAATGTTAGTGAATGGTGAATGA
- a CDS encoding CIS tube protein: protein MSANYSSGKLEKLLIYSFTDRQFQVSDAENKNKPAFIAPINPESFAKNYKIEHDVQRPHGTGSAEVKFKSTAPEELKLDFVLDGTGTMEGYWEEYKNKPVNEQLQIFMDCAYNYQGEIHRPNFLLIIWGSEIRFRCVLTNLDVNFTLFKPDGTPLRARLSATFLDYQSREQRMAEDNPASPDLTHHRVVKQGDRLDLMTYSIYNDTKYFLQVGKANGLTSIRKGNPRT, encoded by the coding sequence ATGAGCGCTAATTATAGTTCTGGAAAATTGGAGAAATTGCTGATTTACTCATTTACGGATAGGCAATTTCAGGTTAGTGATGCTGAAAATAAAAATAAACCAGCATTCATTGCCCCGATTAATCCTGAATCATTTGCTAAAAACTATAAAATAGAACATGATGTACAAAGACCTCACGGAACAGGATCTGCTGAAGTCAAATTTAAATCTACAGCTCCAGAAGAACTTAAACTCGATTTTGTTCTCGACGGAACCGGGACAATGGAAGGGTATTGGGAGGAATATAAAAACAAACCCGTTAATGAACAATTGCAGATTTTTATGGACTGTGCTTATAATTACCAAGGTGAAATACACAGACCTAATTTCTTATTGATTATATGGGGTTCTGAAATTAGATTCAGATGTGTACTTACAAACTTAGACGTTAATTTCACACTTTTCAAACCCGATGGAACTCCCCTGAGAGCAAGACTCTCAGCTACATTTTTAGATTACCAATCACGCGAGCAGAGGATGGCCGAAGATAATCCAGCATCTCCTGATCTTACTCATCATAGAGTCGTAAAACAAGGAGATAGACTAGATTTAATGACTTACTCAATATATAATGATACTAAATATTTCCTTCAAGTAGGAAAAGCTAATGGTTTAACCTCTATAAGAAAAGGTAATCCCAGGACATGA
- a CDS encoding PAAR domain-containing protein, with protein MLVGPVLGPGVPTVLIGGNPAAVVGDLLMCTGPPDSIAQGSMTVMIGGKPAARQGDITAHGGTIVNGNANCIDRRLIKEIMEKSNINFLGTGWAFPPEFNKTSNTVEMVSAVEDIDQSLNILLVNFFRRKSHATTIRL; from the coding sequence ATGTTGGTGGGACCAGTCTTGGGACCTGGAGTGCCAACTGTACTTATAGGTGGTAACCCCGCTGCAGTGGTTGGAGATTTACTCATGTGCACAGGACCTCCAGACTCTATAGCTCAAGGGTCAATGACAGTGATGATAGGTGGAAAACCAGCAGCTAGACAAGGCGATATTACTGCTCACGGGGGAACAATAGTAAATGGGAATGCCAACTGTATTGATAGGCGGTTAATTAAAGAAATTATGGAAAAATCAAATATAAACTTTCTAGGAACCGGATGGGCATTTCCTCCCGAGTTCAATAAAACATCAAATACCGTGGAAATGGTTTCTGCTGTGGAGGATATAGATCAAAGCCTTAATATCCTTCTTGTCAACTTCTTTAGGAGAAAGAGTCATGCAACCACAATACGGTTGTGA